The DNA segment CGTCGAGCGTGTGGCCCGCCACCGGGCGGTTCTTCAAGCGCGTCTCGCTTAGCTCAATGATCGCGTGAAATTGGACTTCTTCCGCGGCCCAGAGTGGCTCCATGCGGTTGACGCGATCGACGACGCGCGCCTGCAGCCAGTCCCGCGTCATGGTGCCCGCGACGAGCTGCGCCACCCTGGGATAGAGCGCGGGCCCGCATTCGCAGACCACCCGCGGCCGATCGCCCGACACGACGTAGCTCGCCGCGCCGCACTCGGTCAGGCGACCCGCAAGCCCCAGACTGTCCAGTTCCGCCGTCAACTCGAAGATCAGCAACGCTCCCGCCTCCGGTTCATGGATGCCATTTTTAACCATTGTTCCTTCGAGGCGAGAGCCCTATACGCCTTGGGACGGGGTTCAGGAAAAGGCGCGCTCCAGATGGTCGACGATCTCGCCCACCTTGCGAATGGCCTCGCGGTAAGGCGCCTCGTCTCCCATGTCGAGGCCCACGTGCTGGAACAGCTCGAGCGGTGTCTTGCCACCGCCGACCCGAAGCACCTCAATCCACCTCGCCAGCGTATCTTCATCGCCCGCGAGAATGCGATCCGCCAACAGCGTCGACGCGGCGAGCCCCACGGCATACGTGTACGGATACAAGCCCATGTAATAGTGCGGCTGGCGCATCCAGTAGAGATCGGCGCCCTCGTCGAGATCGACGGCGTCCTGCCAGAAGTCGGTCAACACCTGGCGCGAGACCCGGCGAAACACCTCGGTCGAAAGCGGCTGGCCGCGATCGGCGAGCGTGTACAGGCGGCGCAGGATCTCGGCCTCGGTCTGATGCGTGACGAAATCGTGGTGGAAGGTGAACATCTGCATCATCCACACCTTGGCGCGGGCCGCGTCGTCTCCCGCGCGGCGCAGCAGCGCGTGCGCCACCATGTGTTCCATGAGTGTGGACGGCGTTTCAATGAACAGATTGGAAAACGCCAAATTGGACGGGCGCTCGTCCTGACACGCCAGGTAGAGGTGCACCGCGTGCCCGAGCTCGTGGGCCATGACGAAGACGCCGTACATGCCGCCTTCAAAGGGCGAGAACACGTACGGATGCGCGCTCGATTCCCCGCAAAAGGCTCCGTTCCAGTTGCCCTGGTTGCGCGCCCAATAAATCCAGCGCTCCTCGAACGCGCGCCGCAGGATGTCACCATACGTGCTGCCAAGCGGGGTCGCCGCTTCTACAATCAGTTCGCGCGCGTCGTCAAACGTGAGCTCCGCATCGGTCAGCGGGACAAAGGGCGCCTTGGTGTCGCACAGCCGGAGCTTTTCGAGCCCCATCACGCGCTTGCGCAGCTGCGCCAGGCGGCGCATGTGTGGGGCGAGTTCGCGCATCATGACGTCCTGCACCATGAAGTAATGCTCGGGCGGCACCTGATTGGCCGCCATGGTACCGCCGAGGCGCATGGCCTGCAGCATCTCAAACACGTTGCCAAACCCGCGCAGGCGCGCCGCCACCACGTCATTTTGGATTTTCGCCCCGAGCGATCGCGCCAGAGTGTGCTGATACGGGCGCAGGCCCTGGACCACGCTGTCGTACGCCCTGTGTCGAAGCGCGGTGTCGTGGGACGTCTCGATGTGCATGAGCAGCGCCGAAGGCGTGACGCCCACTTCGTGGCCCTGGCTGTCCCGCACGGGCTCGAAACGCATATCCGCGCCTGTCGCAGCCTCGTAGATGCTCGACGGCAGCGAAAAGGCCGCGGCGTGAGCGGCAAGCGCTTTTTCCGCGTCATCCGCCAGGCGATGCGCGCGGACGCGCTCAATCTCTGCGAAATACGGCGCGTACGGCTTCAAGGACGGATCGTCCACCCAGCGGGCGAGCGTAGGCGCCGGCACGCGGCAGAGCGCCGCCACGAGCGCTTCCGACGCCTCACCCGCGCGTTCCAAGGAAAGCTGGGCCATGGACACAAGCCGCTGCGCGTCCTCATCTGTCGCGTCTTCGGCGAATTTGCTCATCGCGTACCGCTCGACGTCCGTGCCGAGCCTTAACATCTCGTCGTGGAGCGCCAGCGCCCGGCTCACGCCGGCCGGATCGGAAAACGAGTTTGCGGCGATATTCGCGAGCTCATCGGCGAGCTGGCGGACGCGTGCGCACGCCTGCTCCCATGCCGCGACATCCTGAAACAAAGGCGATAAGTCCCACGTCTCATGTTCGGGCACCTCACGGCGCGATCTCAGTGCCATGGTCGATTCAGGCTCCTTTCACCGGTTGGACGGTTCGACGTACATGCGGCTCGTTGCGGAGAACGACTCGGACGGCGCGAGCACGATGAGACCGGTCACGTCCTGCGGCAGGTCCATGTTGGGCGCGTTCACCATGCTCGTCTGCGGCTCCGGGCAGAAGAACGTGCCGCAGCAGTTGTTGTTCCACACCATCCAGTGGCGGTACTGGAGATCCACGTCGTACACGAATGCGAGCCCGAGCTCCGCGTCGGTCAAGACCATCCGATTGTGGCCGCCCTGCGGCCTCGCGGTATAGTGATTGTCCATCGGCTCGTAGAACGGATTGGCGCCCCCCGTAGGCATCTTGCGCTCATTTTCGTTCAGGGGCTGAAACCGTCCCGTGGGCAGCTTCCGATCATCCAATTCCCATCGTTCGCCAATGGTCAGTTGGATCGAACACGCCTCCGCGCGCGACGCTGGCGAGAAGGGCACGTTGACCGCCGTGTGAAATCCCAACATGACCGGCATGGGCTCGTGGCCGCGATTCTCGATGCGCACCCGCTGGACCAGCCCCTCGTCCGACAGCTCATAGCGGATGCCGAACCGGAACGTGTGTGGCCAATGTGCATACACCGGATGGCCCTCTTTCACTTCGTGGGCGATCTCGACGTATGCGCCTGCCTCGTCCTCCCCCATGTCGACGACCGGCCACTCGATGCGCATGAAAAACCCATGCAGATGATTGTGCGTGGCCTCCTCATTCACCGGCAGGCGATACGCCTTGCCGGCGATGGTGAATTCCCCATCCCGGTACCGGTTCGGCGGGTACAGGACCGGAATGCCATACCGGCCAGGCGCCTTGCGAAACTCCTCCATCTCATGCTCCGGCTCTCGAAGGAACCGGAAGCCGCGCGTCACGTCGCGAAGGGCCACGAGATTGCCCCAGCCTGGCAACAGGTAGGCCTCGTAGCTGCCCTTCGAGAGGCGTACCGCGCGCTCACCGCCGTACGTCGTCTCCACTGCGGGCATGTTCGCCACCCTTTCTCATGATGTTCCCTCGGTAGCTATACGCTTTCAAGCCGCCAGATCCTTCTCGCCCGCGTTCGCCGCGGGACCGTCAAGCCAAGCCGGAGGGCAGGCCGCGCAAATGACGGCAGCAGACCGCCGCGCAAATGACAGCAGCAGGCCGCGCAAATGACGGCAGCAGACCGCCGCGCAATTGACAGCAGCAGGCCGCGCAAATGACGGCGCCCACACGCAAGCCCCCGCGGGGCGCTGTGGGCGCGATCGCCAAGCGATATTCTGCTCCACACGATGAACGACCATCACCCGTTTGCGCGGTAGATCGACTTCAGGGCAGGGTACAGCGCGCGGTACACGCGGTAGGCCTCTTCGTACGCCGCCCTGTCCGCGGCCACGGGTTCCGTCGTCGACTCCACGCTGACCCAGGCGTCG comes from the Alicyclobacillus vulcanalis genome and includes:
- a CDS encoding M3 family metallopeptidase; amino-acid sequence: MALRSRREVPEHETWDLSPLFQDVAAWEQACARVRQLADELANIAANSFSDPAGVSRALALHDEMLRLGTDVERYAMSKFAEDATDEDAQRLVSMAQLSLERAGEASEALVAALCRVPAPTLARWVDDPSLKPYAPYFAEIERVRAHRLADDAEKALAAHAAAFSLPSSIYEAATGADMRFEPVRDSQGHEVGVTPSALLMHIETSHDTALRHRAYDSVVQGLRPYQHTLARSLGAKIQNDVVAARLRGFGNVFEMLQAMRLGGTMAANQVPPEHYFMVQDVMMRELAPHMRRLAQLRKRVMGLEKLRLCDTKAPFVPLTDAELTFDDARELIVEAATPLGSTYGDILRRAFEERWIYWARNQGNWNGAFCGESSAHPYVFSPFEGGMYGVFVMAHELGHAVHLYLACQDERPSNLAFSNLFIETPSTLMEHMVAHALLRRAGDDAARAKVWMMQMFTFHHDFVTHQTEAEILRRLYTLADRGQPLSTEVFRRVSRQVLTDFWQDAVDLDEGADLYWMRQPHYYMGLYPYTYAVGLAASTLLADRILAGDEDTLARWIEVLRVGGGKTPLELFQHVGLDMGDEAPYREAIRKVGEIVDHLERAFS
- a CDS encoding aldose 1-epimerase, with the translated sequence MPAVETTYGGERAVRLSKGSYEAYLLPGWGNLVALRDVTRGFRFLREPEHEMEEFRKAPGRYGIPVLYPPNRYRDGEFTIAGKAYRLPVNEEATHNHLHGFFMRIEWPVVDMGEDEAGAYVEIAHEVKEGHPVYAHWPHTFRFGIRYELSDEGLVQRVRIENRGHEPMPVMLGFHTAVNVPFSPASRAEACSIQLTIGERWELDDRKLPTGRFQPLNENERKMPTGGANPFYEPMDNHYTARPQGGHNRMVLTDAELGLAFVYDVDLQYRHWMVWNNNCCGTFFCPEPQTSMVNAPNMDLPQDVTGLIVLAPSESFSATSRMYVEPSNR